Genomic segment of Cottoperca gobio chromosome 6, fCotGob3.1, whole genome shotgun sequence:
TCTGGAAAAGTTTGTCGCTTTTAGCCGCATCTCATGGCCTCCGTTAATCCATTCCTTCTCTACCTTCAGACACTAAAGTGTGTGACATCATCCAGTTGTCGGCCATCCATGAAGATAGAGACTTTAACGTCTACATCCTCCCCAGCCGCCCCATCCATGAGAGAGCCTCAGAGGTGAATGGCTTCACGGTCGGGGATGGCCGCCTGCTTTTAAACGGGACCCCTGTGGACACAGTCCCTCTTGTTGATGCTCTCACCTCCTTCATCGACTTCCTTCGCTCCTTCCAGCGTCCCGTGCTGCTGGCGGCCCACAATGCAGAGCAGTTTGATGCACCCTTGCTCCAAAGAGTGCTGCGACAGTTCTCCCTCTACACAGAGTTCCAGCAGGTGGTGTCTGGGTTTGTGGATACCTTACCGCTAAGCAGGAACCTCCATCCTGATCTGCCCAGTAATTCTCAGGTGAATCTGGTCCAGCACTTCCTGGGAAAGACCTACAACGCCCATGATGCATTGGAGGACGCCAGGCATACTGCAGGAGCTGTTCAACTCATGGAGTCCCAGCAAGAGGAGCATCTTAAACGTTACCTTCCAAATTTAAGCCTTCAGAAAAAAAATCTAGTTAATCTAGAGAATATGATGCAATTAATATCTAACAATTTGCTATTGTGTCGCCAATACATGTTTTGATCGTAATGAATCACaatgtacacatatacatatacacacgtTGACACAATCACACCATGAACGTGTCACTCACATAGCATGAAATACACCTTCATAAACACCACACATTTGTTAcgtatattactttattatactCTTTACTCATAAGAGTTTGCTTGCTAAAGTACTAGTATACAACTTGTACTCATTTAAGCTCATCAGAGTACACAGTTAGAGTACTCATAGTCGCATTGTACGCATCATATTAATTTGTTGCTTGAACCTTGTATGTAGGAAAAGTCCTCCTCCGTTGTGTCAGTGTGAACAGCTCGAAAGGGTTAACTTCAAGATGAATGTGGGtgaaaggtttttatttgtatcttttatatTTCTCCATAATACTTTATGAATAATTTTAAGGGTTTTTGATTTAATGGTTCTACAATAATTATGTTCTGGGGAAAAAATAAAGAGTTTTTAAACAGAATGTGTATGTCTGGCTCTCACACACTGCTACacttagagtgtgtgtgtgtgtgtgtgtgtgtgtgtgtgtgtgtgtgagtgagagaacAGGGGATTTCCACATCAGCTGACAACCCATAAGGCAGCTAGCCGATGTTTTACTTTGCATGCTCAAGAACTTTAGCTGAGAAACATCTCCAGGTTGGGTTTGAAAGGCAGACGAGAACACTTCAGCAGGTTATAACCGGATGCAAGGAGGCGTCTGCTGGGGCTCGGGGGCGAGAAGTTGAACAGACAGTGGAGCCCGGACCACACTTCACTAAACCAAAAGCATCGCACCCAACGAGATACTAAGTCTCCAGCAAGGTACGTTTAGCTCAAATCTGTGCGTTCGCTTTGTGAAACTTGTTAACTGGTGGAAGTTGGTTGCAGACGATTTCCCCAAAAAGTGCTCATGCAGAAGTAAGCCTCGAGCGTGAAGCCCGCATCTCCCCGTGGGGACAACCCGGAAGCTATGCTGCTGAGAAGTCAGTGTATCCAGCAGAAAATATTGGGTTTACTTATAGTACAGAAGTGGCATTTTCATGGACGgtgaaataaaatagaaaatagacattttaaatattggaGATTAGTTAATAAAGTTTTAGACCAACCTTCCTGACCTGATGCATCCAGAGCCTCCACACCACGGCTCAAACGActgactaacacacacacacacacacacacacacacacacacacacacacacacacttattactttatggatttatttgtttatgttcaaATTAGGGCTGGGCGATACTGCTAAATTGTAACTACAGGCCCAGAATTGGCGATACCGATACGATACTTTTTAGCAGCTTCTTTACTGTCGTGTAGAGCAGGGGTTataaggggagggggggggggggtggttgtGTGTAgcgttatttattttgtgttccctcctctcctttcatctgctctgtaagtgtgtgcgcatatatgtgtgtgtgtgtgtgtgtgtgtgtggtgggggggagggcatacctgtcaacattggaatttcaaaataagggaaatgttatCGCGGACTCTCAGCCGCCCAGCCCCCACCCAAGTAATGGGTGTTGGTATGGGTGTAACGTTGGTATCGGTATTTTAGATCGATCCGCCCACCCCTagttcaaatgtctttttcttttcattcttgcAGATGTATGTTGAGAAATTCATCGTTTTCTTTGACCTGGAGACCACTGGATTCGGTAACATTAACTTTTATGTCTGCTTATCAATACTTATCAGTCACAATGACATCTTCCCTTTTATTTATCATAGTTGATAACAGTCAGTGTTATGATATTCacctatttatttgtatattaattatttatttgaatttggaAGAAAGTACTTACTGGATtatttttccagagctttcagtcACATCTCGTTGCCTTCATTATTCATTGCCTTCATCGATGTGGCTGAAACCAGAATCTGAGAGAACGGATATTGTTGAGCCTTTAAAGAGAAGTTCCTGAGTCTGTGGTTTTGACACATTTGGTAGAATGTCGTTacagatatatatttaatgtgtagTTAGTAGGAGCATGGAATAACTGCACAGGtaacagagaaataaaagataCATCACTGTCTGTCAGCTGATCTCTGagtgaagaaaacaacaatcagtAATATTGTAGTCTATATGTATATGAAGGGTGTGATTCCTTCGTTAGTGGAACATTGAGCAGTTTGCTGACCCCAGTTTGATTATTTTGAATATTGTAACCTACATCTATTTATATCTTCTTTTTCTCGTATCCTCCTTTAATCCATTCCTTCTCTACCTTCAGGCAAAATGTGTGACATCATCCAGTTGTCGGCCATCCATGAAGATAGAGACTTTAACGTCTACATCCTCCCCAGCTGCCCCATCCATGAGAAAGCCTCAGAGGTGAATGGCTTCACGGTCGGGGATGGCCGCCTGCTTTTAAACGGgactccctgtggacacagtcCCTCTTGTTGATGCTCTCACCTCCTTCATCGACTTCCTTCGCTCCTTCCAGCGTCCCGTGCTGCTGGCGGCCCACAATGCAAAGGTGTGGGATGCACCCTTGCTCCAAAGAGACCTGCGACAGTTCTCCCTCTACACAGAGTTCCAGCAGGTGGTGTCTGGGTTTGTGGATACCTTACCGCTAAGCAGGAACCTCCATCCTGATCTGCCCAGTCATTCTCGGGTGAATCTGGTCCAGCACTTCCTGGGAAAAGACCTACAACGCCCTTGATGCATTGGAGAAAGTCAGGACGCTGCAGGAGCTGTTGAACTCATGGAGTCCCAGAAGGAGGAGCATCTCGAAGGTTACCATCCCATCCTAAGCCTTCTAAAAACAGCTAtagaaaagaaatatatattttctagtTGAAAAATAACCTTTTCTTTGCAGTTTTGTTCTCATCGTGTACCCATATATTTTTGAACATCCAAAAAATGTTGTGATTGGAGACAAATATTGCATGTTCCAAACTCACAGATATGTAATTTCTTAATACTGTATAATGATTTGTAGAATTTAGTTTTGTCCACGCTAATGTAACGTGTCATACTCACAAGTATTTCCAGTCAATTGTGTCTCAAATAACCATTAAACTTCCATTTGACTCTTTTATACAACATgggttatttttaaattatgatTTTTATGATTACACTTTTCTTGAAGGGTTCGTCGCACAGCTTTTGTTCGGCATGCTTTCATATTGTTTGATAAGAATAGGTCTGTGTCCTGCATGTAGAGTCTGCCCGGGATGACTGAAGgggaacaattaaaaaatatataatttagttaatgtatttttatatattgatGTAAACCTTATTATTATTGCCGATCAGAAAATCAGGTATCGTAGCTTAAAAGATTAATAATCAAAAGACATATGAAAACTATATCTACAACCAAAGTACCACAAAACATGACCAAAAAGGTTTGTTATTATAAacagttatatttatttcaatgacTTGTGGAATAAACGTAATCACTTGTTTGGTAATGGGGGGATTACAAAAGTGTAAACGGTAAATTTCATTCATCCATGTGAAGTCTATTTTTGTTTGATACATGTTTCAATTAACTTCTGTCTTGCCCAGAATATCTGTGACTTTCTTCCACTTCCTCAAAATTCTTCCTGTTTCTCCAGATAAGCAAATTGAAACTCGACCAATGTATCTTCGGTATCTGCTCCCTGCCTGAAGCTCGACTGAAGGTCATCATAACAAACTGAATGTTCTCAAAAGTGTACAATGTTATTCTGCAACTGTGGGaatcttcctcccctctctacttactgtctttaaaatgcatgaacacaGATATACAGTTGTTCTTTCCTCACCCAGACTGCTTGAACCTTTgtaaagaataaatactccaaagacaagtttatttctcaagaatcttcatttTAGTATCTTGTATAATTTGTATAAGAACTTCATTCAAACGTTCAACAACAGTACCTAACTATTCCTCTAAATAGTTAAGATCCACCAACAACCAAACTGTTACAGTATGTGGTTATATTGTCGGTTCATCCTCTTTATTTACGCGTTGTCATGTACATCCTGTAGGGGGCAGCACTGTGCTTGAGACGCTTGTATTTGGTTCATatttcacagaagaagaaagggattCTCTGCGCATGCGCATATCTGAAGCATAATATTTGAAAAGCCGtatttcactgtttttgttGGAGAATATTCCTTAAATGTGCTACAAACATACACTGTAGAAAATCTTCAGTGGACTCAAGTGTTTTCCGACGCTGTTATGCAGCTAAATACTTGCCAGTGTGTCTTTGTTGTCGTTTATTGAACACAACTCTGTGGCTTTCATCAACGTTATTGAAACTGTGGCCGCGGCAGGGATGCAACCAGCAGATTCAGACGGAGTTGAAAAGTCTCTACAGTCGCTGGTTTTCTTCGACTTGGAGACAACTGGACTGAGTAAGATCCATTAATGCTTCGTCAGGGATCAATTTCTCTGGGATAGACACTGGACACCGCCAGCATAAAACCTCTGATTTAGTTTCACTGTTATCTCATTCATAAAACATTGGAAACCACATCGAAACAACAGATCAGTTTACTTTGCCTGCTTGTGGGAGATGAAAAAATACCTAACGAGTAGTCATTTTGATTCATGATTCATTGTAATTAAGGGTGTCATTATCACAGCTTTCAATCTATTCATCTTGACATTTTTTGCAGAtcaataataattcaaataattgttagtttcaGCCCTTGATCACTGAGGTATTTCAATTTCTGAATTAATTTCCAAGGTAATTTACTCTCAACATGATCGGCGAGCACGACTTATAGTAGGTTTAACCTGTATCTCCCATGCCTAATGGTTGATTCATTTTTGCCCAACCTAACAGCTTGTAATTCATCCCACAATATTTCCATCAAAACTTTCTCCTGAAGCATATGAAGTGatgctttcatgttttattccaCCAGGTCAGAGTTGTGAGATCGTCCAGCTGGCTGCGGTGAGTGGAGGCCACTCACTCAACCTCTACGTCACCCCTCGGTGTCGAATGCAGCGAGGAGCAGCCAAAGTGACCGGCTTCAGGGTCCGCAGGCAGAGACTGTACCTCCATCGCCAGCTTGTCTTCACCAACTCCCTGCGAGAAGTCGTGGTGTCCTTCATAGCTTTCCTCCAGATGCTCGGACGGCCTCTGGTCATCGGCCACAACAGTCGCCGCTTCGACTGTCCGCTGTTGGCTCGAGCTCTCGATGAACTGGACCTCAGAGCACAGTTTGAGTCGTCCGTCTCAGGCTGTGTTGACACTTTACCGCTGGCTCGGGAGATACTGAAGGAGCGTGGCCTCCAGAGTTTTCGACAGGAGAACCTGGTCAGGGAGCTGCTGGGTGTGAACTACAAGGCCCATGATGCTTTGGAGGATGTGCGGGCGTTGCAGGGTCTGTACGGTGTGCTTCAGCCCACACCAGAGTTGATCTGTAGGCATATGTTTACTCTGGAcaccatgaaaaacaaaacagctgctAAATCTAAAGTGCCACCAGGACAGCGCCCCCTGTGGGAGAACTTCCAGCAGACGGTGAAGGTCGCAGAGAGCGAAGaagacaaagatacaaagcaGAGCATGTGAAACATCTGGAAGACACACAGTACTACTTTagcacaaacaaaaaagcacTGAAACCCACTAGATTTGGGTGTGATTGGTGTATTTAGTTCATCTAGACTACATTGATTGTTTTATTCAATCTGGAGTTTCAAATCTGTAAAACAGTCTGCCTCTTTTTGATGTTTCCAGaaaaatgcactttatttattgcACAATACTGACCCGATTTTAGAAATGTTGAAACTGTTGCATAAATCtgctaataaatgtttttctacagTGAGTTCCAAATTATATAAATGCGTAAATACTTTATTCAATACGCGGTTTTGACCGTTATTGTACGGTTCATCAACACACGGTACAGACGCAACACGTAACATAAGGATCAGACGTTGGAGTGATGGAACAAGGCTTTATTAAACCACTTCTACGTACACATGTTATCCGCAGTCCCGGGCTACAGCATCACCATATTTAAAAATGCTAAACCATGCTAGAGAAATATTCCACAAAACATTCTCACTATagttaaataaaactttaaaaggtAAAATATTGCAGGTCTTCACATTTGTGTGCATTTGAAGGACAAATGttaaaagtgacacaaaaaaaaaatgctgtgTGAAGTCCTGGACCCATAAAAACCAAAAAGTGAAAGATGTGTGATGGTTcaatttaaaagtgaaaatttAAAATCAGATGTTTGGGACAGCGACCTCTACACGATTACTACgttttaaatattgtaaaagatCGCAAAAATGATGGTTTGTTTACAAAAATGTTGAGGTCATGGTTCGTTAATCAAAAAGACGCCGTGATTTTAAGCAGAAACGTCTTTTTATCCCTTAATATTCTTCCATTTTTCAACAATtttagcaacaacaaacaaagtgcaTCTATATTCGGGACGAGCCTAGAGATGGACCTACATCGTTTACATGGACATAAAGCAGTAAAAGCTTCACCAGCGTTGGCTCAATTCACTGTCGTCATTCATAAGAGAAAGATTTACTCGCTGGTCGGTCGGCAGGCAGTTCATTCATTCTCAAATACTTCATTCAAGATAACTTATAAAAATGATTACAGCAAGAAAATCCACTTCATTGATTGACTGAATTCAGATGGACTCTGGTACAAACTGGAAACTGATGCAGAAGTTTGCACCGTACTGAAATAATGCAGTAACAATATCGTCCCAACATGTTGGAAAGTGGTCACCATAAAAGATTTTACTGTGACGATAAAACCCACTCGCCACGTGATATGATGATGTACAGTAAACCGTATAATACAGTGGCTCCAGGGGGGATTTCTCTTGTGTAATATCAAGTATTGATAAATcagtacaaacaacaaaacatgcaaagtctgtaaaaaaaatcggCTTCAAATACTCAGAAATACAGACATGTTTGTTCCTAGAACACTATAAAATGAAATGCAGCATTTGTTGTACAACTGTACAAGACGTATACGAGTCAACTTGTGTCAAACTGTATGAGCACGCATCAAGCAGCAGTAGTGCATCTTCAGTCGTATGTAACTTAGTTTCAATCAAAATGCATGATTCCCATGTTTCGTGCTTAATGGGACGGCGAtggttagtttgttttttatcttcatGATTGTTCAGTACTTTAAGGAGAAGTTTCCAGACCGTCGACATGCGCTGGTAACAGTTAAAAGCAGTAATACTTTCCAGGGTCAACTTCACTTTGACATCCGAGATTAATGTTAGCTTTGTCAGCTGTATTAATAAAGTTTTAGTCAATGAAAAACTGTCGATTATATTTAACAATTCAATCTAGAATAGCCAAAAGTATTACTGCTCAAAATCACACATGCATCTCAGTATTACACTTTATACTCTCAACTGTTTCTATATATTAACAATGTATTAAAACAAGTTAGTTGCACCAGCGACCCTGGGGAAAGATCCCCCACCCTGCTTCATTGCTGTTTGAATGTATAAcaataagataaaaacatgcagctgtaagttgttttaagaataaaaaGGAACAATGTCAGAAACACTGAAGAACAACCCATTTTAAAAAAACTTTAGAAATTGTGCATTGACAATATTTCGATGTTGATTTGGTCGCCAGACTTAAAACTGCGTCACATCATCAGTGAATGGACTTTGCTCAGCTGTTGTTTTGAGAAAACGATCTCACCAAGAGGTTTATTTATAAGTTCTTCCAGAGCTACAGCGACTCAATGGAGCTTTATGAAGTTGTTTCCAAGTCTCATGCAACATTTGAATCATTTGATCTTCGTCTTAAAGAATCAGACTCCTCATCAGGAACCTCACAGGGATCAAGTGATCTGAACTCGTTTAGTGTTGtggacatatttattttttattcttagtATGTGTCCTCTGTCCAGCAGCTATGAAGAATTTGGGATTTTTTCTAATAAGATGTAAATTGCACCACTACaggtaaaaaaaagacagtttaaACCAATTAAAATCAGCAGtgactggctgctggctgttaAAGCTAAAGAACGCTGCTGGAGAAGTCTGCAGGTCGGGTTCAGGTTTGGGGGGGAGCAGCggcccacagacagacatcgACACACATCTGTGTCTGAAAGCTCCTTGAACATACTACCTACTGAAAAGTGCACGGCGATCATTGGGCTCAATCCTTAACGCAGCGTAAACCAGAGGGGAAAACAACAGGTAGTAGGAGCtttcacacacagccacacactcaCGACTACAGGAGGCAGCAGGCTCGGAACATGGTCATCCCTGACTGGGAGGTGATGTGCAGGGACACGCTCTCATTGGCCGAGACAAACAGGACGGTGCCCCGTCTCAGCGTGATGTCAGAGAGGGCAGCGGCAGAGGTCGCCATGGCGTCGCCTTCAATGACCAGGAGGATGCTGGCGCTGTCGACTGGAGCGACAGTGTACTGCTTCACCGAGGCCGGGACCTGCAGGAAGGACGGGATACCCATTATTCTGTGTCTACCTGTTGCCTTGTGTGCACATGCCAACATCCTTGACTAACAGACATTTTGATGATGTTCCCTTTAGCGCTGGTATTATGTTGCATAAGTTCATGTGGGacaagtctgtctgtctctctgtctctctgtcacctGTATCCTCATGACAGTGAAGTCTGGCACTGGGGGGTCGTAGAGGGACACGCAGGGATCCGAAGCGTCCTGGACACATGGGAAGATCTTGGAGCTGGCGGGGGCGGGGCTGTAGTTCAGCATCTCACACAGCGTGTTAACGTCGATGTATTTCGGCGTGAGACCGGCCCTCACCGTGTTGTCCGAGCAGGCCATACACTCGATACAGTCTAGATGGAGGAAGGAATAGATGTTACAATGTTAGATACCATCAGGGAGGTGTACTGACACTGGCTCCTTTTGATCCTCTGTTGTTCTTTTATTATCCGAGGTGTTTATGGTGgggggagaaagtgaagagataAGGAAGCAGGGGGGGCTGTGTTTGAATAACAACGGATCAAAGCCAGGTCCGGTTCACAGAGCTTTGCCTCGTGTCCTATTGTTGACCCCTGTGTTCCCTGAGGTGTAGAAAGATGAGAGCACATTCCTCACACGGCATCGTTGCTTGACAGACCTTGGTGCTGTAAGCTCTGATCCTGATCTTTACAATAACATACTCAGAGACAAACTTTGGACCTTTTGATcatgttttaggaaattactaagcctttaaaaaagaaaaataagccACTCTTATttatgtcttcagtaggaaccaatggctTTTCATGGGATTGGTTGATGATAAGTAAAGTTTAGAATAATGCTTCTCTGTCATACAGGAGCACCAGGAGGGACGCTGGAGTTCCTCTAAAGCACTACATCTCatgaatacaaacaaaaagcatCCTCTGACCTCCGTAAAGGTAAGCGTGAGGCTCGTTGGCTCCCAAGAACATGGCCTGGCCTGGATCCAGGTCCATGAGGTTGAGGAAGTAGATGGAGAAGCAGCCGATGTCTCCGGGATACTGGGAGTGGAGACGGAGCAACAGGTCACCGATGCTGCTGGATGTGTCCTTCCCCGCTGCACCTGCACGGGTCATAATCATCAACGAGGGGAATCATGTCagtaaaacatgtttcaaaaaaacttaaaaaaaaacttatttGTAGGATAAGAATAGAAATCAGATTCTGGCGCCACCTGGTGGTAGTACAAGCAAAgtactaaaacatttcttttgaggTGAACTTGAGTTACTTTTTAACACATGCATCAGATAACAAATTGTTGACTATGATCAAATGAATCAATTTGTGCCTAAAGACTTAAAAATGTTTAGATCACGTGTAAAATCACCCTTTCAACAATAGTCTAAATCAGGAGATTTTTGAGAAAATTGGCTTTATTATACGTcttcattaattatttattacactGCATAAGTGTGCATAGCTTTGATATTCAACTTGTTATGAGTTCATAGATGCGACATACACTTCCACCAAAGGAAATCCTAAATCTCAGTTGCGAGCACAAATGGGTTAAACATTGTTTGCACATATTGAGCAATCCTCTCATGGTCAAATAGACTGTGTGCAACAAAGAAACGGCACTGGACGAAATGCTAAACCTCTACAGTCTGGTAATGCTTAATGACCAACTGACTTCAACCAGGAAGTTGTAGCGCTTTTGCTACACCCTTCAGCCTCCTCACCTTCTTCAGTGACTCTCTTGACCAGCATGTTGAGCTGATCCACGAACACCTTCTTCTCACAGTTCATCATCCTGGTGAAGCACTTCTTCAGCACCTGGCTCGTGTGAACCACATTTCCCATGCTGCATCGCAGCTCCTGCGCAGCCTCGTTGCCCACCAGAGCATGGAACTCTGGGACAGCTgatggatgcacacacacacacacacacacacacacacacacacacacacacacacacacacacacacacacacacacacacacacacacacacacacacacacagggtatgaattaatttttttgtgaCACATTTACCCTTCCCTACCCAAAGTACAGTCCTTTACCTCGACACGCGTTATATAACACACAGTATACGTACGGGTTTGACGCCATAAAACAACATCTCgctttccttctttctcctgtAACTGCCCAAAATCAAATCCTCTCATGACCCTGTGGGACTTTGGGACTCACATTTGAGGAATCCCAGGATCTCCTCCGCTGGTCTGAAGCCACAGAGGCCCTGAAAGCGGGTGAGAGCGATGGCCATCTCCGGTTTGTGGTTGTTGTCTGGATAATGCTCTGGAAACTGAGCGTGGAGACGAGCAGCTAACTCCTGACCAAACCATAATGACAGAAAAGGAAGATGGTTAGCGAAGAGGGAAGTGAGGGAGACTAATGTAGACAAATGATTAGGGTCCCTGTGGTTCATCCTAAAACAATACAAACCATGTTGAATACAGTGTTTCTAATAACCACACATGTAGATTTGTGTATAGCTAATCTTTTTGTAACAATTGAATAATGCTGCTTGAAAAGTGCCTTCTTCAGGAGCAACATTAAGACTGCTTCTGGTTGGATCGTAGACTTTTAAGCAACTATACGAAATAATACAAAGATACTATCAGTTATTACTGATAATACAGGACAGATAGGTCgcattaacccccccccccccccgtcacaGCCCTCTCAAAGCACAACACACTGCGAGTAGTGCAACTACTTAGTGTTCCACTTCTATTACATTGTcggattcattcattcactatATTTCTATAGTAATCTGAGGGTGCTGATGATATTGTGAAACTAAAggtcctttttgttttcccacTTCCTGGTTCATATTTTAATCTGCTGTAGtcaaatgcaaaataaacagTATAATGAGTCATTTTTCGCAGAATCTGAATACTGCGTGGacgtgtgagtgtttgtgtactCACTCTGTTGGGATGGGCCTGTATGGACAAGGCTGTGTTGACAGAGAGGACTTTGAAGAGGAAGGGTAGCTGACCCTGGAAGGTGTCTTTGACCTTGGAGCCCAGGCAGGCAGGGAAGTGGGCGATCCACTCGCCCAGCGTGGTCTGTGCGATCCTGTTGTCTTTAATCTGGGCATCACCTTTTGGGTGGGCACCCATCCACAGCTGGAGGAGATAGCAGAGATGGATAGGTTATGTCAAATATTGGACTTTCGAAGAAGTGGGTTGAGGCAGAAGTAGACTAAAGGTTGCAGAAGTAGGTTTGTGACTGGATGATCTATCTGGAAAAATCCATTTGGAACAGTGAATGTGAAACAACGACGAGAGCTGAAGTAGAACTAATCCCAGAATAAATCAAACTTGAAAAATGAAGACATGGCAGTTCTGTGGCTTCCCTCTGTTAACAAGCTTCCTAATGGAGTCCCAGTTGTCCCCAGACCCTCTGAGAGAAAGAGCTGGTatcatacatttacattaaatcaattaatctaATGCTGTAATCCAAAGTGATTTATACTCcttgagaagagaggagaatcCGATCCATCTCACTGAGTGTCACTCTGGGTAAGAGTGTTAGTCTTGTGCCCGAAATGTAAATGAAGGACACACACTCGTTGGTGGACAAACAATCTGCCGCAGCGGGGCTCAAACGTGTAATCTAGGTTGCGTACGTGAGAAAGAAACTTAGATATAACTAGTAAATGTAAAAGAatacaaatcacacatttacaggaaagaaaactcaaatattctctgagattataaaatcaaaaatgtccttttttaaaagttgtctttctaataaatgtgtgtttttttaatgtaaattaatAAGAGAATATCCAAGTGTTTTCTTCCATTGTATTAACATAtgggtgctttttttttttagaaaatgtcATGTTGTATaacaatgcacattttaaacGTTTAGATTATGTCTATTCCCTTTAGGAAAAAACATCTAATCAATAAAAACACTGGAATGCAACTGAATAAATGTATAGACAAACAAAGGTTCTCAcctaaaatgataataatagttggactaaacaataaatcacatACTGTAATGTGGGATTAAACATCCATACCACCCTCTGACTATAAGCATGAAAGCTAATATGACCAACCGTGACATGTGGCATTAACGTGGCAGGCGGTACGTGAAAATGTCACAACCTGAACTAATGACCTTCATGACGaacactgcagagctgctgtagctaaataaagaaatatgaatgAGAGGCATGGAGAGAACAAGGATCTCTGAGCAACAACTCCACATTATAAACCCTGAAAATGATTTCACACGACTCATGTGATTTATTGAATTTGGAAGGAATGATGATTTTAATACTGATGTTGAGTGTGTAGAGCAACATTTCTAAATCTTTAAGATCTTATGGCGTGTTACCATCTTAACACAATAGAAGTTATCCTTACAAACTGAACGTCTAATGGGGATCCT
This window contains:
- the LOC115009464 gene encoding uncharacterized protein LOC115009464; translation: MSGDEMIVFFDLETTGLDTKVCDIIQLSAIHEDRDFNVYILPSRPIHERASEVNGFTVGDGRLLLNGTPVDTVPLVDALTSFIDFLRSFQRPVLLAAHNAEQFDAPLLQRVLRQFSLYTEFQQVVSGFVDTLPLSRNLHPDLPSNSQVNLVQHFLGKTYNAHDALEDARHTAGAVQLMESQQEEHLKRYLPNLSLQKKNLVNLENMMQLISNNLLLCRQYMF
- the LOC115009463 gene encoding uncharacterized protein LOC115009463; this encodes MQPADSDGVEKSLQSLVFFDLETTGLSQSCEIVQLAAVSGGHSLNLYVTPRCRMQRGAAKVTGFRVRRQRLYLHRQLVFTNSLREVVVSFIAFLQMLGRPLVIGHNSRRFDCPLLARALDELDLRAQFESSVSGCVDTLPLAREILKERGLQSFRQENLVRELLGVNYKAHDALEDVRALQGLYGVLQPTPELICRHMFTLDTMKNKTAAKSKVPPGQRPLWENFQQTVKVAESEEDKDTKQSM
- the mpi gene encoding mannose-6-phosphate isomerase codes for the protein MEEVRVFPLTCAVQHYAWGKVGQDSEVAKLVVGGDPVAVVEDGKHYAELWMGAHPKGDAQIKDNRIAQTTLGEWIAHFPACLGSKVKDTFQGQLPFLFKVLSVNTALSIQAHPNRELAARLHAQFPEHYPDNNHKPEMAIALTRFQGLCGFRPAEEILGFLKSVPEFHALVGNEAAQELRCSMGNVVHTSQVLKKCFTRMMNCEKKVFVDQLNMLVKRVTEEGAAGKDTSSSIGDLLLRLHSQYPGDIGCFSIYFLNLMDLDPGQAMFLGANEPHAYLYGDCIECMACSDNTVRAGLTPKYIDVNTLCEMLNYSPAPASSKIFPCVQDASDPCVSLYDPPVPDFTVMRIQVPASVKQYTVAPVDSASILLVIEGDAMATSAAALSDITLRRGTVLFVSANESVSLHITSQSGMTMFRACCLL